The genomic segment TTGACTCTTTGCTCTTGCGCTGCGTTTTTGAGGGCGGCGAAACCTTCGCTAATCGCGCTTTTTCTACCCAGAAGCTCTACCCGCAATTTTTCAAGCGCGTCGATCGTCGGGGCTGATTTTATCCGTTCTACGTGGTTCAATCGTAAGCCTTAGATGATTTTTAAACCGCAATTGTAATGAATACGCTGTTAATATACCGATTAAACTGCATTAAGGAGATAGCATGACCGTTTTCACCAAAATTATCAACCGCGAAATATCGGCAAATCGCGTCTATGAGGACGATAATACGCTCGCGTTTCACGATATAGACCCGCAAGCGCCCGTTCATATTCTCGTGATTCCAAAAAAAGAGGTGAAAGATCTTCAATCGTGCGATAACGAAACGATCGGACATCTTCTTAACGCCGCGCAAGCCGTCGCCAAAAAGCTAAAGTTAGACGAAAGCGGCTATCGCGTGGTGATCAACAACGGACGCGACGCGGGGCAAGAGGTCGCGCATCTCCACTTGCATATTCTAGGCGGCGCTAAGCTAGGGCATATTCACCATCAGGACAGAACGAGAAAAGAGTAGCGCTTGCCGCGCGCTTGTCAAAATCGTATCCAAAGCGATATAAACAAGCGCGATCAAAACGGCAAGCCGACCGCCGCCGACCTTTCAGTCCGCGTCCCGTTATTCCCGCGATGAAGCGCGAAAACGACGGGACAAGCGTATGCCGTCATACTCGTGAAACGGGTATCCATCGACTTCTCTCCGTCATACCCGCGCGGAGCGATAGAAGCGCTTGCGCTTCGTAATCGAAGGCGGGCATCCATCTCTCTGTCATACCCGTGAAAACGGGTATCTATCTTGTTTGATGTTCGTTGTCATGGATTCCCGCTTTCCTTCGCGTCTTGCGCTCCCATCGGAGGGGGCGCTTTGCGGAAATGACGAGAACACAGGTTTTAATCAAGCGCGGAAACGCCGGACATTCCAGTCGGCCAGTGAAAACGGGTATCCAAATTAGTTTCGATACATGATATTTAGCTATTCTTTTGATTTTTGCTTGTAGTGTTTATCAAATTCACATAAAATATTCGTGC from the Helicobacteraceae bacterium genome contains:
- a CDS encoding histidine triad nucleotide-binding protein, which codes for MTVFTKIINREISANRVYEDDNTLAFHDIDPQAPVHILVIPKKEVKDLQSCDNETIGHLLNAAQAVAKKLKLDESGYRVVINNGRDAGQEVAHLHLHILGGAKLGHIHHQDRTRKE